The stretch of DNA ACTTATACTGTAACTGTTACAACAAATGGATGTTCAGCTCAGCAGAATGTAACAGTGAATTCGGATAATTGTGTCCCTAATACAGAAGTTAAAGCTGAATTTTGTGGGATTACAGTTAGTAATTTAACTGATGTAATTAAAGCTTATTTTGTAAGTACAGCAAATGAATATCAGTTTAGAGCAACAGAACAAGGTGTTGGCACAGTATTAACATTTAACTATGGTAGAAACAATATTTCAATGGCGTGGTTTCCAGGGATAAAATATAACACAACTTATTCTATAGATGTTAGAGTGAGAGTAGGTGCTAATTGGGGTTTGTTTAGTAACGCATGTAATATTACAACTCCAGCTATACCATCACCTAATGTTACTTCAAATGTATGTAATACAACTCTAGTTAATTTAACGGATTTAATCTATGTTAAACCGATTAATAAAGCAACAAATTATGAGTATAAGTTAACTGAAAAAGGAACATCAAATGTATATTTTTGGAACAACACTATATGGAGAGTTGCTCTAAGTTGGTTTGGAAGTGCTATAAAATATAATACGGTTTATGAATTGGAATCAAGAGCATATGTAAATGGAGCTTGGAGTAATTTTAGTCCAATCTGTGAAGTAACTACTCCAGCAATTCCTATTATGAGTGTGACATCTAGTCAATGTGGTGCAGTAGTTAATTCTCTGTCAGAATTAATCTACTTTACAAGCGTACAACAATCTTCAAACTATGAATATAAATTAACAGAACAAGGAACTGCGAACGTATATTATTGGAATAATACTATATATAGAGTGGCACTTGGTTGGTTTGGAAGCGTAATTCAACCTAGTACAGTTTATGAGTTACAAGCTAGAGCTTATGTGAATGGAGATTGGGGGTCATATAGTTCAATTTGTGAAGTAACAACTCCATCTTTCTCAAGATTATTTGAGTTATCTTCTTCTAGACTATCAAATCAAGATGAAGGAGAGGTAATTAATAACCCAACAACATTAAGCATTTATCCAAATCCGAATAGTGGAGAGCAATTGAATGTGAATTTAGAATACTTATATCCAAATTCAACACTTACAATAACCGATATTTATGGAAAAGTAATTTTAACAAAACAGTTAAATACCGACCAATCAGAATACAAGGTAAATGTGAAGTTTGAAAATAAACTATCAGCAGGTTTTTACTTGGTAAGTATTTCTTCGGAAGGAAATACCATCACTGAAAAATTAATTGTAAGATAATAGAAAATAAGTTAATTCAAGCCCTCGCAATTGCGAGGGCTTTTTTACTTTTATACCATGAAGTATTTTTTAATCATAATTATTTTTATCACATCTTGCAGCAATATGAAAAATGATGAAAAAGAAATTTTAGCTGTTATGGATATGCAAGAAAAGGCATGGAATAAAGGAAACATTGATGAATTTATGCAGGGTTATTGGAATTCAGATTCATTAATGTTTATAGGGAAGAATGGAATCAAGTATGGTTGGAAAACAACTTTAGAGAATTATAAAACTTCTTATCCTGATAAAGCAGCAATGGGTAAGCTAACGTTTAAAGTAGTAAAACTTGACGTAAATAACGATTCAGCTTATATGTTGGGAGAATGGAGTTTACAACGAGAATTAGATAATCCAGGAGGGTATTTTACCTTGTATTGGAAAAAAATTGAAGGTAAATGGGTCATCACTATTGACCACACTAGTTAATTTTTTTTGAACCCTTCTAGTATTAATAAAAACCATCCAATTACCAATAATATACCTCCTATTGGAGTAATTGGTCCAGCAAATTTTAGGAATTCTATAGCCAATATATTTTTTAAGGTTAATAAATAGATAGAGCCTGAAAATAAAATAACCCCAAAAAACATTAGGTTTATTGTAGAAGAGATGTATTTAGAAGGTTCTTTTTTAATGTAAAAAGCTAAAGCTACCAATAGTATAGCATGATACATTTGATATTTAACACCTATTTCAAAACTGGCAAGTTGGTCAGGTGTTAACATGTTTTTTAGAGCGTGAGCACCAAGTGCTCCCAAAATTACAGCAACACATCCAAGAGATGCTCCTTTTATTAAAATGGATCTGTTCATAGTTAATAACAATTAGTTTGTTAGTAAAATTCAGCATAATTGCTTTAAAAAAGGACTATAATTAACGAATTTCGAACTTGATTGAAATAATCTAAATTACTATGAAAAAAATCCTTGTTATCGGTGCTGGAAGATCTACTTCTTCATTAATTCAATATTTACTTTTTAATGCTGAACAGGAGAATTGGTTTGTTACTATTGCCGACCAGTCAAAGGAATTGGCTGCAAGAGCAGCTAATAACCATGAAAAAGCAAAGGCGATAGCATTTGATGTAAACAACGATGAGGAGCGAAATAGATTAGTTGATGAAGCTGATTTAGTAATTTCAATGTTGCCTGCACACATGCACATTTCAGTAGCTAAAGATTGTGTTAAATATAAAAAGCACATGGTTACTGCTTCTTACGTAAGTAAAGAAATGAAAGCGTTGGATTCTGAAGCAAAAAATGCCAATATTATTATAATGAATGAGATTGGTGTTGACCCAGGTATCGACCACTTGTCAGCAATGCGTGTGATTGATAATATAAGAAACGAGGGAGGTAGATTAGAAGCATTTGAAACATTTACTGGTGGTTTAATTGCTCCTGAAAGCGATAACAATCCTTGGAATTATAAATTCACATGGAATCCTCGAAATGTGGTGTTGGCTGGACAAGGAACTGTTAAGTTTATCCAAAATGGAAAATACAAGTTTATTCCTTACCATAAATTGTTTAGAAGGACTGAAATTATTGAAATTGAAGGGCACGGTAAGTTTGAAGGTTATGCTAACAGAGATTCATTACAATATAGAGAAGTGTATGGTTTAAAAGATATTCCAACCATGTATAGAGGAACATTACGTAAACCTGGTTTTTGTCGTGCATGGGATGCTTTTGTACAGTTAGGAGCAACCGACGATAGCTACATCATGGAAGGAACAGAAGAAATGACTCATAGAGATTTTATCAACTCGTTTTTAGCCTATAATGTTACCGATTCGGTGGAGTTAAAATTTAAACACTACTTAAACATTCGTCAGGATGATGTTGATTTGTTTGAGAAATTTGTGTGGTTGGGTATTTTTGATGACACGAGAATTGGTTTGAAAGATTTAACTCCGGCTCAAATTTTACAACATATTTTAGAGAAAAAATTATCATTAGAGCCTAATGATAAGGATATGATTGTGATGTGGCATCGTTTCTTATATGAAAAAGATGGAGCATACAAAGAAATTCATTCGTCGATGGTGGTTAAAGGAGACGACCAAATTTATACCGCTATGGCTAAAACAGTTGGTTTGCCTGTTGCTATTGCTACTAAAATGATTTTAAATGGAACCATAACTACGCCTGGTGTTCATATTCCAATCGAAAAGGAAATTTATGAACCAATTTTAGATGAGTTGGAAAATTATGGCGTTCATTTTAGTGAGAAAGAGGTAAAACCTAGTTTTTATTAAATAAATTGCGGTGAGTGTTGAGTATGAGGAGTAAACTCATCACCACAACCCATCACTCAAATCTAATGTCATGAAAATTCTATTGGTATCAGCAACTTATCTCGAAATAGAGCCTTTATTGACTCATTTTAAATTTATTGAACAGCCCAATCAAAAATTGAGAAAGTACACCTATAAAAATGCTCAGATTGATGTATTGATTCCTGGTGTTGGAATGACTTGTACAGCTTATTGGATGGGCAAATCATTAAACAATACCTTGTACGATTACGCCATAAATTTAGGCTTGGCAGGAACTTTTGATGAAACCATTCAACTTGGAGAGGTGGTGAATGTAACAACTGATAGAATAGCAGAATTGGGAGCTGAAGATGGGGAAAAATTCTTATCGCTAATTGATATGGACTTGATTGAAGATGAAGATTTTTCGTTGTTAAATGGAGCTATGGTGAATTCCATTGCTATAGATACAAAAGCCATTCAATTATCAAAAAAAGTGTCGGCTATTACCGTAAATACTACTCATGGAGAAGAGGGTTCTATCGAAAAAATAAAAGAATTGTTCAATCCGCAAATTGAAAGTATGGAAGGCGCAGCTTTTTTTTACGCTACGTTGTTGGAGGGTATTCCTTGTTTGCAATTAAGAGCCATTTCCAACAGGGTGGAAAAAAGAAACAAAGCCAATTGGGACATTAAATTGGCAGTAAAAAACCTTACAGAAACGAGCTTAAAACTGCTCAATGAACTTTAAAGTTCATCATAAATAATTTGATTAAGTTTGTATCAAACAAACAAAATGAAATTTTACCCAATTATACTTGTTGCATTTATTTTGCTGATTTTCAGTAAACAAACTTATGCACAAGGGTGTAGCGATGCAGGTGTTTGTTCGGTAGGTTCGTTGGGTTTAGCTCAATTTAAGTACGAGAAATTACCGTTTGACAAAGTTAAATTAGAAGAAATAGTGGAAGAAGATGTTGAGGAATACACATCAGATTTTAAAGCAAAAAAAACAGCAAAAGATTCACTAGTTGTTAATACTCAAACAGAGCAAAAAGATACCATTGTACGAAATAAATTAGCACCTGAAACAACGGCTTTTAATCATCCAGATTCATTAATTAGCAAAAATATTTTAATTTCTCAATCCATGTTTCAATCGCCTAAATATGTAATCATGTATTCCGAGTCGTATGGTTTGGGCGACCAGTCAACAGCTATTGTAACAAGCCAACTTGAAGCAACGGTTACGGTATTACCGAAAAAATTATACGCACAAGTAAAGCTGCCTTATGTTTTTGCAAGTGGTAATTTGGGTAGTACTAATGGAGTAGGAGATTTAACCTTGAGTTTAAGCTACGTTGCATTTAATAAAAAGAAAACCAATTTGAGTTTTGTGGGTGGTGTAAAAATACCAACGGGTAATTCCGATTTATCTGACAACAAAAAGCCGTTACCTATGGTTTATCAACCCAGTTTAGGAACTACCGATGCTTTGTTTGGTTTTAATTACCGTTACAGCAAATGGGATTTTACCGTAGGTTACCAACACTCATTCAATGCCAACAAAAATGGCTATTTACACACCTTGGTTGCTGAAGACAAAACGTATAATGGTTATTTTGAGTCGAAAAACATAAAGCGTGCTGATGATGGGGTATTTAGAATTAATCGCAGTTTTGCCATTAAAAAAGTAACTGCAAGTACAGGTTTATTGTTTATTTACCATTTGGCTAACGATAAATACGATGATGCTTTTGGTAATAGAGTTACATCAAAAGGTTCTCAAGGATTAACCCTTAACTTAAACTTTTCGAGTATAGTACCTCTTTCTAAAAAAACAGATTTGGTATTGATTTTTGCTGCACCAGTAAAAACTCGAGATGCCCGACCTGATGGCTTAACCCGTGAGTTTGTTGTTTCTGCTGGGTTGAGGTTTAATGTTTTTTAGAAATTACTTAATACCACAGTATATTATATATTACTACAAATAATAATATTGCAATTATTCCAGAAACTATCCATATTCTACTCATGGGTATATGAGTTAAAAAAGATGGCTTTATATATCGTAATAACTTAATTGCTAATAAGGTAAATAAAAACCATAGAACAAAAATAAAAACAAATAAAACTAGAAATGAAATTAAAACAAAACCATCCATTTCTTATCAATAAAAATGATTAGAGTTTTTCTGCCAGTATTTTATCAAGAAAAAACCAAACAACATACCGCCTAAATGGGCAAAATGAGCTACATTATCACCAGCTCGGTCAGCCATTCCAGAGTACAATTCAATAGCACCGTAACCAATTACAAACCATTTGGCTTTAATTGGAATAGGAGGAAACAACAACATCAATTCGGTATTCGGGAACAACATACCAAAAGCCAATAAAACACCAAAAACACTACCCGAAGCTCCAACTGTGGTCACATTCATTAAAAGGTTAAACTTACCAGGAATAGGGTCGGTAAAGTTTTTTCCTTCTTGTAAAATTTGGTAACCATTTTCGGTAATGTATGCTAATTCTTCTGGCGAAAGAGCATCGTACAAAGGCATTAAACGGATGTAGGCAACCAACAATTGAATTAGCCCAGCACCAATACCCGTAATCATGTAATAAATTAAAAACCGTTTGCTTCCCCAAACACTCTCGAGTACTTTACCAAACATCCACACCGCAAACATGTTAAAGAACAAGTGTGTAATGGTAAAACTGTGCATAAACATATAAGTTACCAACTGGTGAGGGTAAAACGCCTCACTTTTCCAATAATGCAAACCAAAATAATCGGTTAAATCAATACCTTGTCCGCTTAGCATTAGCATGGCTAAATACATTAAAACATTAATGATAAGGAGGTTTTTTACAACCGGCGGAGTATCTCTAAACATGTTAAACATTAGTAATTAAATTGTTTGTTTAAATCTTCTAAATTTAAGGTGATGATAATGGGTTTTCCGTTTTGCAAACTGTAAGGCATTTCGCAAGCAAACAAGTTGTCAATAAGTTTGCTCATTTCTTCTTCCGACAAATATTGCCCTGATTTTATCGAGGCACTTTTTGCTAACGACGAAGCCAATTTTTCTTTTTTGTCTATTTTAATTTCGCTAGAACTTGATTTAAGTTGTTCCAGCAATTTTTCTAAGGTTAATTTTATCGGTAAATCTTGTAGTTCCGATGGTACTGCCGAAATTACAAACGAACTTCGTCCAACTTTATCTAACACAAAACCCAAATCTTGTATATCGTTTTTTATTTCAACCAACAATTCTGCATCTGCTGAGGTAAAATCGACCGTTTCGGGAAACAACAATTGTTGACTGATGCTTTTTTTAGATGACAAACTGCTTAAAAATTGTTCGAATAAAATACGTTCGTGAGCTCGTTGTTGGTCAATGATTAAAAAGCCCGATTTCAGTTGCGTAAAAATGTATTTTTTGTGCAATTGCACCAAGGTTTTTTTGTTGTCAGTCTCGGCTTCATCCCAGTTCGATAAAATGGTTTGGTCGGGAGTTGCTTCTTGTTTTTTGTTACTCTCAATAATGGTTGAGGTAGTTACTTCAAAATCTTGATACAGTTTATCCCAATTTTTATCCGTTTTTTGAACGGCAGGTTTTTGATGAAACTGTTGTTTAACCTCGTCCATTTTAAATGGATTGTAATTCGGATTAACTTTTATGGTTGGAGCTTTAACAGGGTCGGTCGATTTAAAAATAGGAATGTTAAAACTCGATTCCTGCTCAAAATCAAGCGTAGGCGAAATGTTGTTTTTTCCTAAACCTTGTTTTACCGCTGTTCTGATGATGGCATAAATTGAACGTTCATCTTCAAACTTAATTTCGGTTTTGGTAGGATGAATGTTGATGTCAATTTTAGTAGGGTCAATCTCCAATTTTAAAAAATAAGAAGGAAATTGGTCTTTGCTCAACAACTGGTCGAATGCACTTTGTACAGCATGGTTTAAGTAAGCATTTTTGATAAAACGATTGTTTACAAAAAAGAACTGTTCTCCTCGAGTTTTCTTGGCAAATTCTGGTTTGCTTACAAAACCTTCAATGCTAACAATATCAGTTGATTCGCTTACAGGAACCAATTTTTGGTTGTATTTATCCCCAAACACACTCACAATTCGCTGACGAAATGTGCCTTTGTTTAAGTTAAACACCTCGTTACCGTTGTTGTACATCGAAAAAGCTATTTCGGGGTGTACCAATGCCACACGCTGAAACTCATCAATAATGTGTTTGATTTCGATAGGGTTCGATTTCAAAAAATTACGACGAGCAGGAACATTGTAAAACAAATTTTTGATAGAAAACGAAGTCCCTTTTGCACACGAACAATGTTCTTGCTCTTTTACCTCACTGCCTTCAATTAAAATAAATGTACCCAGTTCTTTGCCGCTTTGTTTGGTTTTAAGCTCTACTTGTGCAATAGCTGCAATCGAAGCCAAAGCTTCACCTCTAAAACCTTTAGTACGTAAATTAAATAAATCGTCAGCGTTTTTAATTTTTGAGGTAGCATGTCGTTCAAAACTCAAACGAGCGTCGGTTTCCGACATGCCCATTCCATCATCAATAACTTGTATCAATGTTTTACCAGCATCTTTTATTACCAACGAAATACTAGTAGCACCAGCATCAATAGCATTTTCGAGCAATTCTTTAACCGCACTTGCTGGTCGCTGAATAACCTCTCCTGCCGCTATTTGGTTGGCTACTGAATCGGGTAATAAATGGATAATATCTGACACTTAAAATAGTTTATAAAGTTAAAAAGTAATAAGTTGAAAGTTGTGGTTTCATACGCTTAAAACTACTGTCATTCTGAACAAAATTTGTTTTTAAATCAGTATTGATTTAAAATAACAAATGAAGTGAAGAATCTTTTAAATGGATAGTACTATTATCAATTTAATCGAGCAATACAAAAGTACAATTTTTTAAATTTTTACAGAACCTATTTTAACTAACTTTGTGTTTTAATAAAACAAATGGCCAAAAGAGTTTACAAAAAAAAAGGTGATACCAAACGCGAATCGGTTTTAACAGTTACAGAGCCTACAAAGTTGCTCGAATTTTTAATTTTAAAAATTAAAGACAAGAGCAGAACCAAGATTAAAGCCCTGTTGGCGCATAAGCAAATTAAGGTGGGTAACGATCTTACTACTCAATTTGATCATGATTTGGCTGTAGGTGATAAGGTTACCATTAGCTGGGATGGACCATTTAAAAAAGTAATTTATCAAGGTTTAAAGATTGTTTTTGAAGACGAAAGCATTATTGTTATTAACAAACGTGCAGGATTGTTGTCGGTTGGAACAGCAAAAGAACGCAAAACTACTGCATACCGAATTGTTCAAGACCATATTCAACAACAAGACCCATCAGCACACTTGTTTGTAGTACACCGTTTAGATAGAGATGCTTCTGGCTTGATGGTTTTTGCAAAAACACGCGCGGCTTATCAGGAGTTAATTGATACTTGGGCAGCAACCGCAACAAAACGAAAATATTTAGTGGTAACTCAAGGCACCATGCAAAAAGATGAAGATACCATTTCGTCGTATTTAAAAGAAAGTAAAGCCTTAATAGTGTATTCAGGCAACAACCCTAAAGATGCTCGTAAAGGAGTGAGTCATTACAGTGTGGTAAAGAAAAACGAGTATTACACCTTGTTGGAAGCTTGGCAAGAAACAGAACACAAACACCAGTTACGTGCGCAGTTTAACGCATTAAAACATCCTATTATTGGGGATAAAAAATATGGTGCAACCGAAAATCCTTTGGGTAGAATGGCTTTTCATGCTAAAGTGTTGACGTTTAACCACCCCGTAACGCACAAAGAAGTTACTTTCGAAACTAAAGTTCCAGACGACTTTTTAATGATTTTCAGACATAAATATTATGAGCGCTAGTTTTTCGAAGAAGTACAAAGCAAGTAAAAAAGGTTTTTACAAGTACATCATGTGGTTCATGACCTTGCTACCTTTTATATTGTTTTTTGTTGATAGTAAAGAATTTTTGGCAAAACCAGCAGGAATAGTTGTTTTGTTTGCAGCCATTGGTTTGCTGTATTGGTTGTATTTCGATACGTATTATAAAATTGAAAACAATTTACTGTTTTACAAAACAGCTTTTATAAAAGGCGATATTGATATTTTAAAAATTAAAGAAATTGAGGCAGGAAAGACTTTGTTTGTAGGATATAAACCAGCCATTGGGACAAAAGGAATGATTATAAGGTCAGGTAAATTTAATAACGAAATTTATATTGCTCCAATCAACAACCAAGAAATGATAGACGATTTGCTTAAAATCAACCCCGAAATTATTATAAAAAACTAATGTCGACCCGATTAAATAAATACATCAGTTCTACTGGTTTTTGTTCGCGAAGAGAAGCCGATAAATTGATAGAGCAAAAAAAAGTAACTATTAATGGGCAAATTGCGGTAATGGGAGCGCAAGTTCAAGTTGGTGATAAGGTTGTGGTTAACGGTAAATTGATTAGCCCGCCCGACAATAAATTTGTGTACATTATGCTAAACAAACCTGTTGGTATAACGTGTACCACCGAATTGCAAATACAAGGTAACATTATTGATTTTGTAAACCATCCAGAGCGTATTTTCCCAATAGGAAGATTAGATAAACCCTCGCAAGGATTAATTTTATTGACCAACGATGGTGATATTGTAAACAAAATTTTACGAGCCAGAAACAATCACGAAAAAGAGTATGTGGTAACTACCCGACAACCCATTACCGGAGAATTTATTCGAAAAATGGGGGAGGGAGTACCTATTTTAGATACCGTTACCAAAAAATGTAAAGTGGAGCAGTTGAACCGATTTACCTTTAAAATTATTTTAACACAAGGTCTAAACCGACAAATACGCAGAATGTGCGAGCATTTTGAGTTTGATGTAGTAAAATTAGAACGTACCCGAATAATGAATTTAACCCTTAAACATTTACCCATTGGGCAATGGCGCGACTTAACCAAACAAGAATTAAGCGAGTTAAATGCCATGATTGACAATTCCATTAAAACAGAAGAGGCTTCGAGGTAATATAATTATAATATGAAAATGTTTCTCCTTACATATAATGTAAAACCAAATACTACAAATGTAGAATATATTGAAACTTGTGGAGCTTTTGTGAATTGTTTTATCGAAGCTGATAGTTTTGATGAAGCCAATTTAATAGCTAGAGGTGGAATCGAAATGAATGATTGGAGAATAATAGAATTGGAAGAATTTAAAACTATTACTTATGATGATTTTCTGGATGATAGTGATAAAAGAGAATATTATGAGCAAGCATTGATTGACAAAGAAGTATTTGTTTTTCATACTTATCCAAATGAAGAATCATAATAAGCATTATTCACTACCCATCACTCAACACCCAAACTAATCTTTCCCTTTCTCCTTCAACAACGGCACAAATCGGAAAACACCTAAATCTTCAGAGGTAAAATTAGAAGCATCTTTTTTAAGTAGTTTTTTCATTATTTGGTCTTTGCCTTCACCAACAGGTATTACCATCATACCACCAACTTTAAGTTGAGTTAACAAATCTTCAGGAATAAAAGGAGCACCAGCCGTAACAATTATTTTATCGAAAGGAGCATAAGTGGGTAAACCCGCATAACCATCGCCATAAAATAACTTTGCAGAAGTATATCCAATAGCAGGTAAAAAATCTTTGGTACGGTCGAACAATGCTTTTTGGCGTTCAATAGAAAAAACCTTTACACCCATTTCTAACAAAACAGCTGTTTGGTAGCCCGAACCTGTACCAATTTCCAACACCTTGTCGGTTGGTTTTAAGTCTAACAACTGTGTTTGAAAAGCTACCGTATAAGGTTGCGAAATGGTTTGCCCTGAACCAATAGGGAAAGGCTTGTCTTCATATGCATATTTATGAAAAGCAGTATCAGGGATAAACAAATGGCGAGGAACTTTCTCTATCGCTTTTAGCACTTTTGAGTTGGTAATTCCTTTTTCAGCAACAATATCAGCCAATTGCTTTCTCAATCCTTTATGTCTGTAGGTATCTAGCACTTTTCTAAATTTTTCTACAAATAAAAGCAGATAAAAACCAATATTGAGGTGGCTCAAAAGCTTCTTATTAAAATAGCAGTGTTAATAATAATGTTTTGTGCCAAAATAACTAAAATCATTAAGCACTACATTTGTTAAAAAAATGAACAGATGTTAAAAATAGGTGTAATAGGAGCAGGTCATTTAGGTAAAATTCACATCAGGTTACTAAAAGAAATTGAGCAATTTGAATTGGTTGGTTTTTTTGATTTGGATGAGGAAAACAGAAAAAAAGTAGCACAAGAATTTGGTGTGAAAGCTTTTGCCGACATGGACGAATTAATTGATTTGGTTGATGCTGTAGATATAGTTACACCTACCTTGGCTCATTTCGATTGTGCTTCAAAAGCATTAAAACTATCGAAACACGTTTTTATTGAAAAACCGATTACCAATACGGTTGATGAGGCAAAACAATTGATTTATTTGTCGGAAGAAGCCAATGTTAAAGTGCAAGTCGGGCACGTAGAACGATTTAATCCTGCATTTACTTCGGCTTTGCCTTACATCAATAACCCCATGTTTATAGAAACACACCGGTTAGCCCAATTTAACCCTCGAGGAACTGATGTGCCTGTGGTGCTAGATTTAATGATACACGATATCGACATTGTCTTGAGTGTAGTAAAATCGAACATTAAAAAAATAAATGCAAGTGGCGTAGCTGTAGTCAGCGATACACCTGATATTGCCAATGCTCGAATTGAATTTGATAATGGTTGTGTTGCCAATTTAACAGCAAGCAGAATTTCGTTAAAAAACATGCGTAAAACCCGTATGTTCCAACGTGATGCTTACATTTCTGTCGATTTTCTAGAAAAACAAGCAGAAGTTGTCAAGCTTAAGAACGTAGAAGGTGAACCTGACCCCTTATCTGTTACCCTTGATTTAGGTAATGGAAAAGGTAAAAAACAAATTTATTTTGATAAGCCTAAAGTAACCGAAGTAAATGCAATAAAAGAAGAACTTACACAATTTGCTATTTCTATTATAGAAAATACTACGCCAATGGTCACCATTCACGATGGCTTCAATGCACTGGATGTGGCACATAAAATTGTTGAAAAATTAAAAATTTCATTGTCGTTAATAGAAGATTAATACCTTTGCACAATATTTAATTTGAATCCGCGTTTGGGAGAGATATTTTAAAACATTGCGCAACGTAAAAAATTACATTTTAGTATTAGTAATCTTATTTGGTTTCAATTCTTGCTCAAAAGATGAGCTTGAAGCGACTATTCCATCCTATATTTCTATAGATAAATTTACCATTTCAACCAATTATTCTACACAAGGAACAAGCTCGTCAAACATTACCGATGCTTGGGTTTATATTGATAATGATTTAGTTGGAATTTTTGAGTTACCAGTGAAATTTCCTGTTTTAAAAGAAGGCAATGTTAAAATAGATGTTTATCCTGGTATTAAAGAAAATGGGATAAGTGAACGGAGATCTAAATATATTTTTTACAACGTTTATTCCGAGCAAATTACGCTAAAAAAAGGAGAAACGTTAAATCTAGTTCCAATTACAACATATACTTCTGGCACCAATTTCTATTGGATGGAGGACTTTGAATCGGCAAGTTTGCCTTTCAGTTATAATGCTATTTCTGATACGGTAGTGTACAAAACCAATAGTGATGTTTTTGAAGGGTTTTACTCAGGAAAAGTCTCCATGATTCCAGGAATGGATTTTTTTGAATGTTATACACAAGCGTTTACAACAATACCACGAAACAAAACCGTATTTTTAGAGTTGAATTTTAAATGTAATCAACCTGTTTTGGTGGGGTTGTATGCCGATAGCGATCAAGTTGGAGTTTTTTATTTGAATACCACTACCACTTGGAAAAAAATTTACTTGAATTTTACGGAGCCTATCAAAACCAGATCAAATGCTAGTCAGTATAAAATATTCTTTGGATTTCAATCTAAGGTTGATTACCCCGATTTTGCATTTGACAACCTCAAAATAGTACATCTTTAATGAATAAAAAATTACATACTTTAAAGTATATTTTCATTGATGTATTAGCAGCTATAATTAGCTGGACTTTATTTTTTATTTTTAGAAAAAAATACATTGAACCAATAAAATTTGGTTATGAAATAGATGTTGTTTTTGATGACAACTTTTTTCTTGCCCTGATAATAATTCCCTTGTTTTGGCTTACTATTTATGCAGTATCAGGTACATATAAAAACATTTATCGTAAATCTAGATTAAAAGAATTTGGGCAAACATTTC from Flavobacteriales bacterium encodes:
- a CDS encoding RluA family pseudouridine synthase produces the protein MAKRVYKKKGDTKRESVLTVTEPTKLLEFLILKIKDKSRTKIKALLAHKQIKVGNDLTTQFDHDLAVGDKVTISWDGPFKKVIYQGLKIVFEDESIIVINKRAGLLSVGTAKERKTTAYRIVQDHIQQQDPSAHLFVVHRLDRDASGLMVFAKTRAAYQELIDTWAATATKRKYLVVTQGTMQKDEDTISSYLKESKALIVYSGNNPKDARKGVSHYSVVKKNEYYTLLEAWQETEHKHQLRAQFNALKHPIIGDKKYGATENPLGRMAFHAKVLTFNHPVTHKEVTFETKVPDDFLMIFRHKYYER
- a CDS encoding protein-L-isoaspartate(D-aspartate) O-methyltransferase; this translates as MLDTYRHKGLRKQLADIVAEKGITNSKVLKAIEKVPRHLFIPDTAFHKYAYEDKPFPIGSGQTISQPYTVAFQTQLLDLKPTDKVLEIGTGSGYQTAVLLEMGVKVFSIERQKALFDRTKDFLPAIGYTSAKLFYGDGYAGLPTYAPFDKIIVTAGAPFIPEDLLTQLKVGGMMVIPVGEGKDQIMKKLLKKDASNFTSEDLGVFRFVPLLKEKGKD
- a CDS encoding Gfo/Idh/MocA family oxidoreductase; protein product: MLKIGVIGAGHLGKIHIRLLKEIEQFELVGFFDLDEENRKKVAQEFGVKAFADMDELIDLVDAVDIVTPTLAHFDCASKALKLSKHVFIEKPITNTVDEAKQLIYLSEEANVKVQVGHVERFNPAFTSALPYINNPMFIETHRLAQFNPRGTDVPVVLDLMIHDIDIVLSVVKSNIKKINASGVAVVSDTPDIANARIEFDNGCVANLTASRISLKNMRKTRMFQRDAYISVDFLEKQAEVVKLKNVEGEPDPLSVTLDLGNGKGKKQIYFDKPKVTEVNAIKEELTQFAISIIENTTPMVTIHDGFNALDVAHKIVEKLKISLSLIED
- a CDS encoding PH domain-containing protein, with product MSASFSKKYKASKKGFYKYIMWFMTLLPFILFFVDSKEFLAKPAGIVVLFAAIGLLYWLYFDTYYKIENNLLFYKTAFIKGDIDILKIKEIEAGKTLFVGYKPAIGTKGMIIRSGKFNNEIYIAPINNQEMIDDLLKINPEIIIKN
- the rluF gene encoding 23S rRNA pseudouridine(2604) synthase RluF, with translation MSTRLNKYISSTGFCSRREADKLIEQKKVTINGQIAVMGAQVQVGDKVVVNGKLISPPDNKFVYIMLNKPVGITCTTELQIQGNIIDFVNHPERIFPIGRLDKPSQGLILLTNDGDIVNKILRARNNHEKEYVVTTRQPITGEFIRKMGEGVPILDTVTKKCKVEQLNRFTFKIILTQGLNRQIRRMCEHFEFDVVKLERTRIMNLTLKHLPIGQWRDLTKQELSELNAMIDNSIKTEEASR